The Fontisubflavum oceani genomic interval CGAAAACGATGATATCCTGTGCATGTGCGGCATCACAGATTGCGATCAGGTTCGCATCGGCGTCTCTTTGGCGCGCGTAGCGCTCGATAGAGCGATAGCGCACGATGTCGTAGTAATCCCAATCGTCAAGGGCCTGGCTGCCACGACCAAAGAAATCCCAAGCGAGCATGCGTGCCGTCCTGGAGTCCCAGAATTCTGGCCAGGCTATCGCCACAGATTCAAGTGAGTCATTGGGATCGTCGTCATATGGCTCGGTTGCGAAATAACCATTTCTACCATCATGGTTGCCATACGGGATCCAATACAGATCGCGATCCGGATAATACATGGACCAGCGATCATCTTCCTCGTGATAGTAGACGGTCGAGGGACCTCGTTTGAATGCTTGAACCACATCATATTGATTGGTATTTTCGCCATCTGTCTGTCATCAACACAACAACCTTCATTGTGTCTTCGTCAGCAGGCGTTTCTGGACCAGGATAGTTTAAGGGTCTGTCAGAAAAATCGTCATGGACGATGCCTTGAGCGGCTAGCTGCTGTGCTGCTGGCCGTGCGGCAGGGTCAAGAAGGCCGACGCCCCAGTTCATACCAAGATCGATCGCCGTCCAGCCGCCAGCACTCAAGCTGTTGATGTGGGCATGCATGGCCGATTCATCTTGCGACCATGGCATGATCGCCCCGAAGTCGTTCGTCTGGCAATGCGGGTCGAAAATGTAGTTCTCGTAATAGTTTTCGTCGCTATAGTAACGATTCCGGTTGTCATAGTCGAAATGCGCAAGGCGTTCGATTGGCTGATCGGGATGAATCGCGGTCGTGTTATAGTCATCCGCTGAGAAGCGGGTGCAGCTGGACTCGTTATGCTCATTGGAGAGTGTGAACACGCTCTCGATTGTCGAACCTGCATTGACCCGACCGTTATATGGGACGATTGAGATCGAAACATACATATCGTCCTCGACTGGATCATTGGCCTCCATCATCCTCGTAACAAAATCCCGCGCGGCTCTCTGCATGTTTGCGAGCTTGCCGTTGCGACCCATCGAACCCGAGATGTCTAGAACCATCGAGATTTCGACGTTGCCGATCCGCTCTTCCGCGATCCCGGAGGCTGGCGAGGTCAGCGCGCGCACACCGAACATATGCATGAAGGTCGACTGGATATCCATTTCGGCGCTCGCCGACACTGTCCGGGCATTCAGATTATCGTCGACGTCGACCGTCAGGCGATAGTTTTCAAGACCGGAAATTTCAAAGTAGTTTCGTACGACCGATTCAGGTTCGAGCGTGTTGCGCATAGACGCGGCGGCCAAAACAGCGCGGTCCAGCGTATACTGGAAGCTGCACGCGCTGCGTTTCGTATCGCATCACGTCGATGGCGATACCGCCAATTCCGATCATCAGCACAAACATCATCACACTAAAGATTGTGATGGTGCCGTCCTCATTGCGGGCGAATCCCGAAAGGCTCGCGCGGTTTTGCAGGGTCTGTTTGGTCCGAGCAGTCATGACCAGGCTCTCCACATCAATGGGTTGGAAATCACGCGGAAACGCAATCTCCCAGGCCGGGTCTGCTCCTTAACCAAGGCAGAAATGGGGCAAAGCGAGGGAGGAAACGGGGTGTTTTCATTAAGGAAACAAACGATTAACGCCCCTTTCGGCGAATCCAGACGAGGTTTTGCGGCTCGGTTTTGGGGATGTCGACTTGCTTTGCGGTGGCGCCTGTGGTCGGGTCGCTTTAAGGCCTGCACCGTGACAGGCCGCCCTGTCATGTGCCGAGGGAGGGAGATGCCATGACGACCGAACCGAGTTTCCGCCAGTCAGTGGATTTGATGTTCAACCGCGCCGTTGCGCTGATGGATTTGCCGCCGGGGTTGGAGGAAAAGATCCGCGTCTGCAACTCCACCTATGTGGTCCGGTTCGGCGTCCGTCTGCGCGGTGAGATTCAAACCTTCACCGGCTACCGCTCGGTGCATTCCGAGCATATGGAGCCGGTCAAGGGCGGTATCCGTTATGCGCCGAACGTCCACCAGGATGAGGTCGAGGCGCTGGCCTCGCTGATGACCTTCAAATGCGCCTTGGTTGAGGCGCCGTTTGGCGGATCGAAGGGGGGCTGTGCATCGACCCGCGCCATTACGAAGAACACGAAATGGAGCAGATCACGCGGCGCTTCGCATACGAGTTGATCAAACGTGACCTAATCAACCCGTCGCAGAACGTGCCGGCGCCAGACATGGGGACGGGCGAGAAAGAAATGGCCATCATGGCCGACCAATACGCCCGAATGAACACCACTGATATCAACGCCAAGGCCTGCGTCACCGGCAAGCCGCCGCATGCGGGCGGCATCCAGGGGCGCGTCGAGGCCACCGGGCGTGGCGTGCAGTACGCGCTGAAAGAGTTCTTCCGCCACCCCGAGGATGTGGCCGCCGCCGGGCTAGAGGGCAAGCTTGATGGGAAGCGGATCATCGTCCAAGGCCTTGGCAACGTTGGCTATCATGCGGCGTTGTTTCTTTCGAAGGAGGATGGCGCGAAAATCACCCATGTAATCGAGCGCGACGGAGCGCTGACTGATCCCAAAGGGCTAGATATCGCGCTTGTCCGGGATTGGATCGCCCATCATGGCGGCGTGCGGGGTTGTCCACACGGCACTTATATCGAAGAGGGCATCAAGGTGCTGGAGGAGGATTGCGATATCCTGATCCCCGCCGCTCTAGAAGGTGTCATCAACATGAATAACGCCGAGCGGATCAAAGCCCGGTTGATCATCGAGGCGGCGAACGGGCCGATTACGGCCGGGGCGGATGAGATTTTGCGCCATAAGGGCGTGGTGATCATCCCCGACCTTTATGCCAATGCGGGCGGTGTGACGGTCTCCTATTTTGAGTGGGTCAAAAACCTCAGCCATATCCGGTTTGGGCGGATGCAGCGGCGTCAAGAAGAGGCGCGCCACGAGTTGATCGTGAATGAGTTGGAACGCCTGTCGAAAGACACGGATCTTGGCTGGACGTTGAGCCCGCATTTCAAAGAGCAGTATCTGCGCGGAGCCGATGAGCTGGAATTGGTTCGATCCGGCCTCGATGACACGATGCGGACGGCCTATCAGTCGATGC includes:
- a CDS encoding TadE/TadG family type IV pilus assembly protein, with product MTARTKQTLQNRASLSGFARNEDGTITIFSVMMFVLMIGIGGIAIDVMRYETQRVQLPVYAGPRCFGRRVYAQHART